The Naumovozyma dairenensis CBS 421 chromosome 1, complete genome genome includes a region encoding these proteins:
- the SMC5 gene encoding DNA repair ATPase SMC5 (similar to Saccharomyces cerevisiae SMC5 (YOL034W); ancestral locus Anc_7.101) yields the protein MATTIMNLDRYVRPRNDNDNDDDDGIDYNTSRKSKKLKLSTVNYDKFQPASIVKIKLENFVTYKLTEFNLSPSLNMIIGPNGSGKSTFVCAACLGLAGKPEYIGRSKRVDDYIKNGEDRSKIEIFLKNVESMDKLKNFNNNNNKNNNNGAQVDLKCGQLDLIKFTRIIHRDKKKSDYYINDKPVSELTVKNLVKALSIQLDNLCQFLSQERVEEFARLKSDKLLVETVRSIDPNLLDILEELKVLQNEEQTVEDELEIKQKRYTELCNERTKLEASVQSLKEFENKKLEIEYHNKLLPYVMIKDHREKLQKFKGDYEIAKRNLRDLMKDKKPFVKTKLEIEENLNEIAEDKRTNETALESSKDALSKTVENLNAIRESIVKKQSQISYYQSRTKKLQQQILSTKSELERQQSLFDSMTPPEISLFDEFDKKREELINEDLKINDQLIAIKNKGSQNNHEIGMLTKKIENKKKSFTGTDKIGVLMRNSRPTDIYNAVLYIREIPEMKGKVLEPPLISVSAKNPQFASYLDQCIDRNTSQALTLIDSDSYERFSDDILKRFRVNLRELEDIDLTPPVPRNQLQEFGFEGYLSDFLTGDKNVIKMLCQINKLHTIPVSRRELTPSQLERLLLPDQNGRIMFSKIIHGRRQLTIRQSNYTKQTSSIDSNIYSNTRNYQSSVMSDEQKDRINKEIDEFKTLIKERQSKFETLSNERSELEHQLRQIQNETAKVTQKGQELNQQRERYTMTQTTIQTLETKLDELKRDARKDVSQHIHVVEKKIAQELEQQTKLLADMVSMLKKVDIDQKELIRLDIAYFEAKNKDITMKDVVGFFDDKERELKDEYESKRRSFTELKETSEYHTWLRQIKSYDEPTRDKLNEYAEKYQNQDTFNVEYITDIIERLESEISMINHDASSITILKKVETEINELEQTLPTMTSGLATTKEKIKQNRLELEPGLDSMISKISKQFALLFNNVGSAGAVNLEKPHRFADWKVEIMVKFRDNATLKKLDSHTQSGGERAVSTVLYMIALQEFTAAPFRVVDEINQGMDSRNERIVHKAMVENACAENTSQYFLITPKLLTDLHYHEKMRIHCVMAGSWIPNPSDDPEMVHFGETSNYIL from the coding sequence ATGGCGACTACTATCATGAATCTGGACAGATATGTCCGTCCTCGCaacgataatgataatgatgatgatgatggtatAGATTATAATACCTcaagaaaatcaaagaaattaaaactATCTACAGTAAATTATGATAAATTCCAACCAGCAAGTATCGTCAAGATCAAATTAGAAAACTTCGTCACTTATAAATTAActgaatttaatttatctCCATCATTGAATATGATCATTGGTCCAAATGGTTCCGGTAAATCAACTTTCGTTTGTGCTGCTTGTCTGGGATTGGCTGGTAAACCAGAATATATCGGTCGTAGTAAAAGAGTGGATGATTATATTAAGAATGGGGAGGATAGATCCAAAATCGagatttttttgaaaaatgttgAATCAATGGATAAGTTGAAAAactttaataataataataataaaaataataataatggcGCTCAAGTGGATTTAAAATGTGGACAATTggatttaattaaattcacaagaattattcatagagataagaaaaaatctgactattatattaatgataaaccTGTGTCTGAATTGACTGTGAAGAATTTAGTCAAGGCCTTGAGTATTCAATTGGATAATTTATGTCAATTTTTATCACAAGAACGTGTGGAAGAATTCGCAAGATTGAAATCTGATAAGTTATTAGTTGAAACTGTTAGATCTATTGATCCAAATTTGCTAGATATCTTGGAAGAATTAAAagttttacaaaatgaagaacaaacagtggaagatgaattggaaatcaAACAGAAAAGGTATACTGAATTATGTAatgaaagaacaaaattGGAAGCTTCAGTTcaatctttgaaagaatttgaaaacaaaaaattagaaatagaatatcataataaattattgcCTTATGTTATGATTAAAGATCAtagagaaaaattacaaaaatttaaaGGTGATTATGAAATTGCGAAAAGAAATTTAAGAGATTTAATGAAAGATAAAAAACCATTCGTCAAGactaaattggaaattgaagaaaatctAAATGAAATAGCTGAAGataaaagaacaaatgAAACTGCACTAGAAAGCTCCAAAGATGCTTTATCTAAAACAgtggaaaatttgaatgCGATTAGAGAAAGTATTGTCAAGAAACAATCtcaaatttcttattatcaatctagaacaaaaaaattgcaACAACAAATCTTGTCAACAAAATCAGAATTAGAAAGACAACAATCATTGTTTGATTCTATGACTCCACCTGAAATAAGTTTATTTGATGAGTTCGAtaaaaaaagagaagaattaataaatgaagatttaaaaattaatgatCAACTTATTgcaattaaaaataaaggttCTCAAAATAATCATGAAATTGGTATGTTAACAAAGAAAATcgaaaacaagaaaaagtCATTTACAGGAACGGATAAAATCGGTGTATTAATGAGAAATTCCAGACCTACAGATATTTATAATGCggtattatatattagaGAAATTCCAGAAATGAAGGGCAAGGTCTTAGAGCCACCATTGATTAGTGTTTCCGCTAAAAATCCTCAATTTGCTTCATATTTAGACCAATGTATCGATCGAAATACCAGTCAAGCCCTTACTTTAATTGATAGCGATTCCTATGAAAGATTCAgtgatgatattttgaagaGATTTAGAGTGAACTTAAGAGAATTGGAGGATATTGACTTAACTCCACCGGTACCAAGAAACCAATTACAAGAATTCGGTTTTGAAGGATACTTATCAGATTTCCTTACAGGTGATAAAAATGTTATTAAAATGCTTTGtcaaatcaataaattacaTACAATACCTGTCTCAAGACGCGAATTGACTCCAAGCCAATTAGAAAGATTATTACTTCCAGATCAGAACGGTAGAATCATGTTTAGCAAAATCATTCACGGACGTAGACAATTGACTATCCGACAGTCTAATTATACAAAACAAACTTCATCCattgattcaaatatttactCCAATACAAGAAACTATCAATCTTCAGTAATGTCTGATGAACAAAAAGATcgaataaataaagaaattgatgaattcaaAACATTAATCAAGGAAAGACAATCTAAATTTGAAACGCTCTCCAATGAAAGAAGTGAACTAGAACATCAATTAAGACAAATACAAAATGAAACTGCAAAAGTAACGCAAAAGGGTCAAGAATTAAATCAACAACGTGAAAGATACACCATGACTCAGACCACTATCCAAACTTTAGAAACAAAATTAGACGAATTAAAACGTGATGCAAGGAAAGATGTTTCACAACATATTCATGTtgttgaaaagaaaattgctcaagaattagaacaacaaacaaaGTTATTAGCTGATATGGTGTCTATGTTAAAGAAAGTGGATATTGATCAAAAGGAATTAATCAGACTAGATATTGCATATTTTGAAGCCAAAAATAAGGATATTACTATGAAAGACGTTGTTGGATTCTTCGACGATAAAGAGCGAGAATTAAAGGATGAATATGAATCTAAAAGGCGATCTTTCACCGAACTGAAGGAAACTTCTGAGTATCATACATGGTTAAGACAGATTAAAAGTTATGACGAACCGACAAGGGATAAGTTAAACGAATATGCTGAAAAATACCAAAACCAAGATACGTTTAATGTGGAATATATTAcagatattattgaaagacTTGAATCTGAgatttcaatgataaatcATGATGCATCTTCTATTACCATTCTAAAGAAAGTAGAAACGGAAATCAATGAACTCGAACAAACGTTACCCACCATGACAAGCGGATTAGCCACAACGAAggagaaaataaaacaaaatcgTTTAGAACTTGAACCTGGTTTGGATTCAATGATCAGTAAAATTTCCAAACAATTTGCTCTCCTATTCAATAATGTCGGTAGTGCAGGTGCAGTTAACTTAGAAAAACCACATAGATTTGCTGATTGGAAAGTAGAAATCATGGTTAAGTTCAGAGATAATGCTACATTAAAGAAACTAGATTCACATACGCAGTCTGGTGGTGAAAGAGCAGTTTCCACTGTCCTATACATGATTGCATTACAAGAGTTTACTGCTGCTCCATTCAGAGTTGTGGATGAAATCAATCAAGGTATGGACTCTAGAAATGAGAGAATTGTTCATAAGGCAATGGTTGAAAACGCCTGTGCGGAAAATACTTCCCAATATTTCTTGATCACTCCTAAACTATTGACAGATTTACATTACCATGAAAAGATGAGAATTCACTGTGTCATGGCTGGTTCATGGATTCCTAACCCAAGTGACGATCCGGAAATGGTTCATTTCGGCGAAACTTCCAATTATATACTATAG
- the MSE1 gene encoding glutamate--tRNA ligase MSE1 (similar to Saccharomyces cerevisiae MSE1 (YOL033W); ancestral locus Anc_7.100): MYLTSFRSAVFSKRLKPLSIIALPKHIIKRYYKQDIHPTTPAITRFAPSPTGLLHLGSLRTALYNYLLARSTNGKFILRLEDTDQSRIHPEAISNIYETLKWCGINYDEGFIKQSDRLPIYHKYIKILLDSGAAYHCFCTKDRLEQLRRKNSNTPNSPSYDRNCYHLDTEIVESNLTANLPYTIRLKSPDRYPPFTDLLHGQVDIQLNQKERGVWFDDPILIKSDGYPTYHFANVVDDHLMGITHVIRGEEWLPSTPKHVALYQLFGWDMPKFIHIPLLTSIDDKKLSKRKGDFSVLSLKEKGVLPEALVNFCALLGWSPPRDIAKANHECFTMNEIEKLFNLNHLTKGNVKVDYKKLWFFNKHFLREKIKDPEKLSKIVADILTSAKEEFGSDNVSSDVISQILINCGDVLTSINDFNEMFWYFFKRPNLTDNVAQEFLSSRDTNEIKNVLTLCQGNLGATSLQDLVKAIKLEVNIKKKIVFETLRYALTGLHPGTKLPIIIDILGKEECNHRIKEALHKVINYQNSH, encoded by the coding sequence ATGTATTTGACCAGTTTTAGATCAGCAGTTTTTTCAAAGAGACTCAAACCCCTTAGTATCATCGCTTTGCCAAAACATATCATTAAGAGATACTATAAACAAGATATTCACCCCACTACCCCTGCAATAACCAGATTTGCACCATCTCCAACGGGATTATTGCATTTGGGGTCCTTAAGAACTGCATTGTACAATTATTTGCTGGCTCGGAGTACAAACGGGAAATTTATACTTCGATTAGAAGATACAGATCAAAGTCGAATACATCCGGAAGCTATAAGCAATATTTATGAAACTTTAAAATGGTGTGGGATTAACTATGACGAAGGATTTATTAAACAAAGCGATAGGCTCCCGATATAtcataaatatatcaaaattcTTTTGGATTCAGGTGCTGCATACCATTGCTTTTGTACTAAAGATAGACTTGAACAACTCAGACGTAAGAACTCTAATACACCAAATTCACCTAGTTATGATAGAAATTGTTACCACTTAGATACTGAGATAGTGGAATCTAATTTGACTGCTAACCTACCGTATACTATTAGGTTAAAATCTCCTGATCGATATCCACCGTTCACAGATTTACTACATGGTCAAGTGGATATAcaattgaatcaaaaagaaagagGAGTTTGGTTTGATGATCCGATCTTAATTAAATCTGATGGGTATCCAACTTACCATTTCGCTAATGTTGTCGATGATCATTTAATGGGCATTACGCACGTCATTAGAGGAGAGGAATGGTTACCATCGACACCAAAACATGTTGCGTTATATCAGTTGTTCGGCTGGGATATGCCAAAATTTATTCATATTCCATTATTAACCAGTATCGATGATAAGAAACTGagtaaaagaaaaggagACTTTTCTGTGCTGAGTTTAAAAGAGAAAGGTGTTTTACCGGAAGCTTTGGTTAATTTTTGTGCCTTACTAGGTTGGTCTCCTCCAAGAGATATTGCTAAAGCCAATCATGAGTGTTTTACCATGAACGAAATAGAgaaattgttcaatttaAATCACCTAACTAAAGGTAATGTTAAAGTtgattataaaaaattatggTTCTTTAATAAACATTTTTTACGTGAGAAGATCAAAGATCCAGAGAAGTTATCGAAGATTGTAGCGGATATTTTAACGTCAgctaaagaagaatttggTTCCGACAACGTCTCCTCTGATGTGATATCACAAATCCTGATTAATTGTGGAGACGTTTTGACATCAATAAATGACTTCAATGAAATGTTTTGGTACTTTTTCAAGAGGCCTAATTTAACTGATAATGTCGCTCAAGAGTTTTTATCATCTCGGGATactaatgaaattaaaaatgttCTAACTCTATGCCAAGGTAATTTAGGGGCAACTAGTTTACAAGATTTAGTCAAGGCAATTAAATTGGAAGTGAAcattaagaagaaaatcGTATTTGAAACGTTAAGATATGCCTTGACGGGACTACATCCCGGTACTAAATTACcgataataatagatatTTTAGGCAAGGAAGAATGCAATCACAGGATAAAAGAAGCACTGCACAAAGTTATAAACTATCAGAATTCACATTAA